A genomic region of Xanthomonas campestris pv. phormiicola contains the following coding sequences:
- a CDS encoding NAD-dependent protein deacetylase, with translation MNDPLQAADPRTDLASVAALEAFVARHRRLFVLTGAGCSTDSGIPDYRDAAGGWKRAQPVTYQAFMGELATRQRYWARSLVGWPRFGHARPNATHAALAQLEARGQVELLLTQNVDRLHQAAGSRAVIDLHGRLDVVRCMGCERRLPREDFQQQLLQGNPHWATLQAGQAPDGDADLEDVDFAAFAVPACTLCGGVLKPDVVFFGENVPRERVAAAFAHLQQADAMLVLGSSLMVYSGFRFVQAAAKAGVPIAAVNLGRTRGDDLLSLKLAQPCAQALAFLLPRAAA, from the coding sequence ATGAATGATCCGTTGCAGGCAGCCGATCCGCGCACCGATCTCGCCTCCGTTGCGGCGCTGGAAGCCTTCGTCGCCCGCCACCGGCGCCTGTTCGTGCTGACCGGCGCCGGCTGCAGCACCGATTCGGGCATTCCCGATTACCGCGATGCGGCCGGCGGCTGGAAGCGTGCGCAGCCGGTCACCTACCAGGCGTTCATGGGCGAACTGGCCACGCGGCAGCGCTACTGGGCGCGCAGCCTGGTCGGCTGGCCGCGCTTCGGCCACGCCCGGCCCAATGCCACGCATGCGGCGCTGGCGCAGCTGGAAGCGCGCGGCCAGGTCGAACTGCTGTTGACCCAGAACGTGGACCGCCTGCACCAGGCCGCCGGCAGCCGCGCGGTGATCGACCTGCATGGACGCCTGGACGTGGTGCGCTGCATGGGCTGCGAACGGCGCCTGCCGCGCGAGGACTTCCAGCAGCAGTTGCTGCAGGGCAATCCGCACTGGGCGACGCTGCAGGCCGGGCAGGCGCCGGACGGCGACGCCGACCTGGAGGACGTGGATTTCGCCGCCTTCGCGGTGCCGGCCTGCACCCTCTGCGGTGGCGTGCTGAAGCCGGACGTGGTGTTCTTCGGCGAGAACGTGCCGCGCGAGCGCGTGGCCGCGGCGTTCGCGCACCTGCAGCAGGCCGACGCGATGCTGGTGCTGGGGTCGTCGCTGATGGTGTATTCCGGGTTCCGCTTCGTGCAGGCCGCGGCCAAGGCCGGCGTGCCGATCGCCGCGGTCAACCTGGGCCGCACCCGCGGCGACGACCTGCTGAGCCTGAAGCTGGCCCAGCCCTGCGCGCAGGCGCTGGCGTTCCTGCTGCCGCGCGCGGCCGCGTAG
- a CDS encoding NADH:flavin oxidoreductase/NADH oxidase, which yields MSHLFSPLALGPLSLSNRIVIAPMCQYSAEQGQASDWHTIHLGQLAQSGAGLLILEATAVEPRGRISYADLGLWDDATEAALRTVLASVRRWSPMPLGIQLAHAGRKASTGKPWDGGGAIAPGQPNGWQTVAPSALPFAEHGTPPQALDLAGIDAIVAAFVASAQRAERLGFELIELHAAHGYLLHQFLSPLSNQRDDAYGGSLENRMRLLLRVHAAVRAAVSASVAVGVRLSATDWVEGGWDVAQSIALAQALQAQGCDYLHVSSGGLDRRQQITLAAGYQVPQAEAIHRAVRMPVIAVGLITEPQHAEAILAEGQADAIALARGILYDPRWPWHAAAALGARLKPSPQYLRCEPRSARGLFDA from the coding sequence TTGAGCCATCTGTTCTCGCCCCTCGCGCTGGGGCCGCTGTCGCTGTCCAATCGCATCGTCATCGCGCCGATGTGCCAGTACTCGGCCGAGCAGGGCCAGGCCAGCGATTGGCACACCATCCATCTCGGCCAGCTGGCGCAGTCCGGCGCTGGCCTGCTGATCCTGGAAGCCACCGCGGTGGAGCCGCGCGGGCGCATCAGCTATGCCGACCTGGGCCTGTGGGACGATGCCACCGAAGCGGCGCTGCGCACCGTGCTGGCCTCGGTGCGGCGCTGGTCGCCGATGCCGCTGGGCATCCAGCTGGCGCACGCCGGGCGCAAGGCGTCCACCGGCAAGCCTTGGGACGGCGGCGGCGCGATCGCGCCGGGGCAGCCGAACGGCTGGCAGACCGTGGCGCCGTCGGCGTTGCCCTTCGCCGAACACGGCACGCCGCCGCAGGCGCTGGACCTGGCCGGCATCGACGCCATCGTCGCCGCGTTCGTCGCCTCGGCGCAGCGCGCCGAGCGGCTGGGCTTCGAACTGATCGAGCTGCATGCCGCGCACGGCTATCTGCTGCACCAGTTCCTGTCGCCGCTGAGCAACCAGCGCGACGACGCCTATGGCGGCAGCCTGGAGAACCGCATGCGCCTGCTGCTGCGCGTGCATGCGGCGGTGCGCGCGGCGGTGTCGGCCTCGGTCGCGGTGGGCGTGCGCCTTTCCGCCACCGACTGGGTCGAGGGCGGCTGGGACGTGGCGCAGAGCATCGCGTTGGCGCAGGCGCTGCAGGCACAGGGCTGCGACTACCTGCACGTGTCCAGCGGCGGCCTCGACCGCCGCCAGCAGATTACGCTGGCGGCCGGCTACCAGGTGCCGCAGGCCGAGGCGATCCATCGCGCGGTGCGCATGCCGGTGATCGCGGTCGGCCTGATCACCGAGCCGCAACACGCCGAGGCGATCCTGGCCGAGGGCCAGGCCGACGCGATCGCGCTGGCCCGCGGCATCCTCTACGACCCGCGCTGGCCGTGGCATGCGGCCGCCGCGCTGGGCGCCAGGCTGAAGCCGTCGCCGCAATACCTGCGCTGCGAGCCGCGTTCGGCGCGCGGCCTGTTCGACGCGTGA
- a CDS encoding NAD(P)-dependent oxidoreductase, whose translation MSIGFLGLGTMGRPIAHNLLRAGHALTVWNRSAAAAQPLLEAGAQLAAQPADTVRGQVLFSMLADDTAVRETLLERGALDALPAGSVHVNMATISVALARELSALHAERGVAYLAIPVLGRNDVAAAGQLNLLAAGDTTALARVQPLLDAIGRKTWYFGAAPEQANAVKLAANLCLASAIGTMAEASALVRGHGVDAADFLGMLVNTLFAAPAYQNYGGMIAEQRYSPAGFKTTLGLKDVRLALNAGETRHVPMPLAAVLRDQFIDAIAHGDGELDWSALAKVAARRAGQA comes from the coding sequence ATGAGCATCGGATTTCTGGGCCTGGGCACGATGGGCCGGCCCATCGCGCACAACCTGCTGCGCGCCGGGCACGCATTGACCGTATGGAACCGCAGCGCGGCTGCGGCGCAGCCGCTGCTGGAAGCCGGCGCGCAGCTGGCCGCGCAGCCGGCCGACACGGTGCGCGGCCAGGTGCTGTTCTCGATGCTGGCCGACGACACCGCGGTGCGCGAGACCCTGCTCGAGCGCGGCGCGCTCGACGCGCTGCCCGCCGGCAGCGTGCACGTCAACATGGCCACGATCTCGGTGGCGCTGGCGCGCGAGCTGAGCGCCTTGCATGCCGAGCGCGGCGTGGCCTACCTGGCCATCCCGGTGCTGGGCCGCAACGACGTGGCCGCGGCCGGCCAGCTCAACCTGCTCGCCGCCGGCGACACCACCGCGCTGGCGCGGGTGCAGCCGCTGCTCGATGCGATCGGACGCAAGACCTGGTATTTCGGCGCGGCGCCGGAGCAGGCCAACGCGGTCAAGCTGGCCGCCAACCTGTGCCTGGCCAGCGCGATCGGCACCATGGCCGAAGCCTCGGCGCTGGTGCGCGGGCATGGCGTGGACGCGGCCGATTTCCTGGGCATGCTGGTCAATACCCTGTTCGCCGCACCGGCTTACCAGAACTACGGCGGCATGATCGCCGAGCAGCGCTACAGCCCGGCCGGCTTCAAGACCACGCTGGGACTGAAGGACGTGCGCCTGGCCTTGAACGCCGGCGAGACCCGGCATGTGCCGATGCCGCTGGCGGCGGTGCTGCGCGACCAGTTCATCGACGCGATCGCGCACGGCGACGGCGAACTGGACTGGTCGGCGCTGGCCAAGGTCGCCGCCCGCCGCGCCGGCCAGGCCTGA
- the purU gene encoding formyltetrahydrofolate deformylase — protein sequence MRPDYILTLSCPDRTGIVYRVSGLLFEHGCNILDAQQFGDEESGRFFLRVHFDVPADGIAAAVQAQLAPLAADYAMDWQLHDARRRARLLVLVSKQGHCLNDLLFRAHSRQLRVDIAAVASNHNDFAALARSYDVPFHHLPVGAGNRAEQEAQLLALVERERIDLVVLARYMQILSPPLCAALAGRAINIHHSFLPSFKGAQPYHQAHARGVKIIGATAHYVTGDLDEGPIIEQDVARVDHAMTPRDLVRLGSDTESQVLARAVRRHVEHRILLNGHRTVVFR from the coding sequence ATGCGCCCCGACTACATCCTGACCCTGTCCTGCCCGGACCGTACCGGCATCGTCTACCGCGTCAGCGGGCTGCTGTTCGAGCACGGCTGCAACATCCTCGACGCGCAGCAGTTCGGCGACGAGGAGAGCGGCCGCTTCTTCCTGCGCGTGCACTTCGACGTGCCCGCCGACGGCATCGCCGCCGCGGTGCAGGCGCAGCTGGCGCCGCTCGCCGCCGACTACGCGATGGACTGGCAACTGCACGATGCGCGGCGCCGCGCGCGCCTGCTGGTGCTGGTCAGCAAGCAGGGCCATTGCCTCAACGACCTGCTGTTCCGCGCGCACAGCCGGCAGCTGCGCGTGGACATCGCCGCGGTGGCGTCCAATCACAATGATTTCGCCGCGCTGGCGCGCTCCTACGACGTGCCGTTCCACCACCTGCCGGTCGGCGCCGGCAACCGCGCCGAGCAGGAAGCGCAGCTGTTGGCGCTGGTGGAGCGCGAGCGCATCGACCTGGTGGTGCTGGCGCGCTACATGCAGATCCTGTCGCCGCCGCTGTGCGCGGCGCTGGCCGGGCGCGCGATCAACATCCACCACAGCTTCCTGCCCAGCTTCAAGGGCGCGCAGCCGTACCACCAGGCGCACGCGCGCGGGGTCAAGATCATCGGCGCCACCGCGCACTACGTCACCGGCGATCTGGACGAAGGCCCGATCATCGAACAGGACGTGGCCCGCGTGGACCACGCGATGACCCCGCGCGACCTGGTGCGGCTTGGCAGCGACACCGAATCGCAGGTGCTGGCGCGCGCGGTGCGCCGCCACGTCGAACACCGCATCCTGCTCAACGGGCATCGCACGGTGGTGTTTCGGTGA
- a CDS encoding response regulator: MSGLDPIGHVLIIEDEPRLAAVMREYLHAAGYSHNWIADGALALGAFRAQKPDLVLLDVMLPNHDGLEICRDLRKESAVPVIMVTARVEEIDRLLGLEIGADDYICKPFSPREVVARVQAVLRRHRHDPNDAPAPGLRIDEAACRASVQGHDLDLTQVEFRLLRTLAAAPGRVYSREQLMDRLYADHRIVTDRTVDSHVKNLRRKLADVGGEEWVRSVYGAGYRFEL, from the coding sequence ATGAGCGGCCTGGATCCGATCGGCCACGTCCTGATCATCGAGGACGAACCGCGCCTGGCCGCGGTGATGCGCGAATACCTGCATGCGGCCGGCTATTCTCACAACTGGATCGCCGACGGCGCGCTGGCGCTGGGCGCGTTCCGCGCGCAGAAGCCGGACCTGGTGCTGCTGGACGTGATGCTGCCCAACCACGACGGCCTGGAGATCTGCCGCGACCTGCGCAAGGAAAGCGCGGTGCCGGTGATCATGGTCACCGCGCGCGTGGAGGAGATCGACCGCCTGCTCGGCCTGGAGATCGGCGCCGACGACTACATCTGCAAGCCGTTCAGTCCGCGCGAAGTGGTGGCGCGGGTGCAGGCGGTGTTGCGCCGCCATCGCCACGATCCCAACGATGCGCCGGCGCCGGGCCTGCGCATCGACGAAGCGGCCTGCCGCGCCAGCGTGCAAGGCCACGACCTGGACCTGACCCAGGTCGAGTTCCGCCTGCTGCGCACCCTCGCCGCCGCGCCGGGCCGGGTGTATTCGCGCGAACAGCTGATGGACCGGCTCTACGCCGACCACCGCATCGTCACCGACCGCACCGTGGACAGCCACGTCAAGAACCTGCGCCGCAAGCTCGCCGACGTCGGCGGCGAAGAGTGGGTGCGCTCGGTGTATGGAGCGGGCTATCGGTTTGAGCTGTGA
- the baeS gene encoding sensor histidine kinase efflux regulator BaeS: MKLGITAKLFLAILAACVAVLLINGMAVQVFVKRQFLDYLNEQGVQRMLETLPRVRAEYARHGNWDFVRDNPDAWFVLMRPERGPGLPRRPPPISDQTGAVFRFAVLDKDYKSVIGNPDVGRNDILRPVVVAGRTVGWMAMLPFQKVLAAEDARFYAAQQRAWWTIGSASLLVAALLGWLLSRALLRRMRGLTGATHRLAAGDYATRIDTGARDEFGQLARDFNLLAQALEHNERARREFMADISHELRTPLAVLRAELEALQDGIRPMTPATLGSLHQQVGQLGKLIEDLYDVSLTDVGALAYRRAPVDLAVILGTVLDGVRARFAAAPLQLQVQIDAGPLQVDGDERRLQQLLGNLLENTLRYTDAGGTVRVSCARRDTVLELVVEDSAPGVDADKRERLFERFYRTEASRNRGSGGSGLGLAICRNIAEAHGGSINAEASALGGLRVVLRLPALAA; encoded by the coding sequence ATGAAACTGGGCATCACCGCCAAGCTGTTCCTCGCCATCCTCGCCGCGTGCGTGGCGGTGCTGCTGATCAACGGCATGGCCGTGCAGGTCTTCGTCAAGCGCCAGTTCCTGGACTACCTCAACGAACAGGGCGTGCAACGCATGCTGGAGACCTTGCCGCGGGTCAGGGCCGAGTACGCGCGGCACGGCAACTGGGACTTCGTGCGCGACAACCCCGACGCCTGGTTCGTCTTGATGCGCCCGGAGCGCGGCCCCGGCCTGCCGCGGCGCCCGCCGCCGATCTCCGACCAGACCGGCGCGGTGTTCCGCTTCGCCGTGCTCGACAAGGACTACAAGTCGGTGATCGGCAATCCGGATGTCGGCCGCAACGACATCCTGCGCCCGGTGGTGGTCGCCGGCCGCACCGTCGGCTGGATGGCGATGCTGCCGTTCCAGAAGGTGCTGGCGGCGGAGGATGCGCGCTTCTATGCGGCGCAGCAACGCGCCTGGTGGACGATCGGCAGCGCTTCGCTGCTGGTCGCCGCGCTGCTCGGCTGGCTGCTGTCGCGCGCCTTGCTGCGGCGCATGCGTGGGCTCACCGGTGCCACCCATCGCCTGGCTGCCGGCGATTACGCCACCCGCATCGACACCGGCGCGCGCGACGAATTCGGCCAGCTGGCGCGCGACTTCAACCTGCTGGCGCAGGCGCTGGAACACAACGAACGCGCACGGCGCGAGTTCATGGCCGACATCTCGCACGAGCTGCGCACGCCGCTGGCGGTGCTGCGCGCCGAACTGGAAGCGCTGCAGGACGGCATCCGGCCGATGACCCCGGCCACGCTGGGCTCGCTGCACCAGCAGGTCGGCCAGCTCGGCAAACTGATCGAGGACCTGTACGACGTGTCGCTGACCGACGTCGGCGCGCTCGCCTACCGGCGCGCGCCGGTCGATCTGGCGGTGATCCTGGGCACCGTGCTGGACGGCGTGCGGGCGCGCTTCGCCGCCGCGCCGTTGCAGCTGCAGGTGCAGATCGACGCCGGCCCGCTGCAGGTGGACGGCGACGAGCGCCGGCTGCAGCAACTGCTCGGCAACCTGCTGGAGAACACGCTGCGCTACACCGATGCCGGCGGCACGGTGCGGGTAAGCTGCGCGCGTCGCGACACGGTGCTGGAATTGGTGGTCGAGGACAGCGCGCCGGGCGTGGACGCGGACAAGCGCGAGCGCCTGTTCGAACGCTTCTACCGCACCGAGGCCTCGCGCAACCGCGGCAGCGGCGGCAGCGGCCTGGGCCTGGCGATCTGCCGCAACATCGCCGAGGCGCACGGCGGCTCGATCAACGCCGAGGCCTCCGCGCTCGGCGGCCTGCGCGTGGTGCTGCGCCTGCCGGCGCTGGCGGCATGA
- a CDS encoding efflux RND transporter periplasmic adaptor subunit yields the protein MLPVVARRFPVSSSRWLLAMAIAAAVAACSSEQPPQPPQAQVGVQTVKAQRLALEQTLSGRTVAYMTSEVRPQVAGIIQKRLFTEGQDVKAGQVLYQIDPASYQASYDSAKGDLAEAEAAVLSSKPEAERYANLLKVDAVSKQDADDAIATLRQNEAAVAAARASLQSAKINLDYTRIKAPIAGRIGTSTYTPGALVTSEQDTALTTINQLDPIYVDVTQTSAQLLALRKQLDSGVLKAVDGKAVVKIVLEDGSTYTHTGTLEFVGTLVDTGTGTVTLRAVVPNPERLLLPGSYVRALLPMAINDSAILVPQGAVTRNTKGEATVKLVGNDAKVVERVVQVGDAIKDQWVVTSGLKPGEKLIVDGGSKVSAGQAVKAESATTTSDAAATKTGAASTRVE from the coding sequence ATGCTGCCCGTCGTCGCCCGTCGCTTCCCCGTTTCGTCCTCGCGTTGGCTGCTGGCCATGGCCATCGCCGCAGCGGTCGCCGCATGTTCCTCCGAGCAGCCGCCGCAGCCGCCGCAGGCGCAGGTCGGCGTGCAGACGGTGAAGGCACAGCGGTTGGCGCTGGAGCAGACCCTGTCCGGCCGCACCGTGGCCTACATGACCTCGGAGGTGCGCCCGCAGGTGGCCGGCATCATCCAGAAGCGGCTGTTCACCGAGGGCCAGGACGTCAAGGCCGGGCAGGTGCTGTACCAGATCGATCCGGCCAGCTACCAGGCCAGCTACGACAGCGCCAAGGGCGACCTGGCCGAGGCCGAGGCGGCGGTGCTGTCCTCCAAGCCGGAGGCCGAGCGCTACGCCAACCTGCTCAAGGTCGACGCGGTGAGCAAGCAGGACGCCGACGACGCCATCGCCACGCTGCGCCAGAACGAGGCGGCGGTGGCGGCGGCCAGGGCCTCGCTGCAGAGCGCGAAGATCAATCTCGACTACACCCGCATCAAGGCGCCGATCGCCGGCCGTATCGGCACGTCGACCTACACCCCGGGCGCGCTGGTGACCTCCGAGCAGGACACGGCGCTGACCACGATCAACCAGCTCGACCCCATCTACGTCGATGTCACCCAGACCAGCGCGCAACTGCTGGCGCTGCGCAAACAGCTCGATAGCGGTGTGCTGAAGGCGGTGGACGGCAAGGCAGTCGTGAAGATCGTGCTGGAGGATGGCAGCACCTACACGCATACCGGCACGCTGGAGTTCGTCGGGACCTTGGTGGACACCGGCACTGGCACCGTCACCTTGCGTGCGGTGGTGCCCAACCCCGAGCGCCTGTTGCTGCCTGGCAGCTATGTACGCGCGCTGCTGCCGATGGCGATCAACGACAGCGCGATCCTGGTGCCACAGGGCGCGGTGACCCGCAATACCAAGGGCGAGGCCACCGTGAAGTTGGTCGGCAATGACGCCAAGGTGGTTGAACGGGTGGTGCAGGTCGGCGACGCGATCAAGGACCAGTGGGTGGTGACCTCCGGGCTCAAGCCCGGCGAGAAACTGATCGTCGACGGTGGCAGCAAGGTTTCCGCCGGCCAGGCGGTGAAGGCCGAATCTGCCACCACGACCAGCGATGCTGCCGCGACCAAGACCGGTGCTGCCAGCACCAGGGTCGAGTAA
- a CDS encoding efflux RND transporter permease subunit gives MARFFIDRPIFAWVIAIVITLAGMLAVFTLPVEQYPNIAPPSVSIRATYTGASAETVENAVTQVIEQNMTGLDSLLYMSSSSSSAGSSQVTLTFASGTDPYIAQVQVQNKLQQAESMLPDTAQSTGVTVTKSSGSIFMVLAFTSDNGSMNGTDIADYMVSTLQDPVSRVSGVGNVQVMGSQYAMRIWLDPEKLRTYLLMPSDVTSAITAQNADVSSGSLGALPAVEGQALSATVTSRSRLQTVDQFKAIVVKSDSSGAKVLLSDVARVELGSESYSAVSQFDGKPAAGMGIELGSGANALDVSEAVDARLKELAPYFPTGLSYHVAYSTTPFVRISIEEVVKTLIEAIVLVIAIMYLFLQNWRVTLIPAVAVPVVLMGTFGVLSLLGYSINTLSMFGMVLAIGLLVDDAIVVVENVERLMSEEGLSPYEATRKSMGQITGALVGIALVLTAVFLPMAFFGGSTGAIYRQFSVTIASAMILSVLVAMTLTPALCATILIPVEKGGHVTTKGPLGRFFAWFNERFDRVGRRYHRGVKHVTGHRKLGVLAYAVILLVMGLLFWRLPTSFLPEEDQGMLMVQIKLPSGATQQQTLKVINQVADYVREQPEVASVMAVAGFSTGGSGQNSGMGFVRLKDWSERDADAASIGMRVTRAMTQKFRDAQIFAIAPSGIPGLGQSAGFTFELQDLGGAGHEALVSARQQLLALAAKNDKLQSVRYGSLEDAPTFDIKIDDAKAGALSLAQSDINSTLSTALGSTYVNDFINRGRIKKVYVQGEAQARMLPQDIGRWSVLNSSDAMVPFSAFATTGWSYAPASLARFNGSASMELSGEPASGVSSGTAMTEMAALVKQLPSGFGYAWSGLSYQEQQSGAQALLLYAVSLLVVFLCLAALYESWSIPFSVMLAVPIGILGALLFTTLRGLENDVYFQVGLLASVGLAAKNGILIVEFAKELEEQGKPLVAATLEAARLRLRPILMTSLAFMLGVLPLVVSSGAGSGSRHSLGTGVLGGTLASTTLGIFFVPLFYVIVRSLFPGRTAPGNGKAAMHEEVTP, from the coding sequence ATGGCTCGTTTCTTCATCGACCGCCCGATCTTCGCCTGGGTCATCGCGATCGTCATCACGCTGGCCGGCATGCTGGCGGTGTTCACGCTGCCGGTGGAGCAGTATCCGAACATCGCCCCGCCGAGCGTCTCGATCCGCGCCACCTACACTGGCGCCTCGGCCGAGACCGTCGAGAACGCGGTCACCCAGGTGATCGAGCAGAACATGACCGGTCTGGACAGCCTGCTGTACATGTCCTCCAGCAGTTCGTCCGCGGGCAGCTCACAGGTGACCCTGACCTTCGCCTCCGGTACCGACCCGTACATCGCCCAGGTACAGGTGCAGAACAAGCTGCAGCAGGCCGAGTCGATGCTGCCCGACACGGCGCAGAGTACCGGCGTCACGGTGACCAAGTCGTCCGGCAGCATCTTCATGGTGCTGGCCTTCACGTCGGACAACGGCAGCATGAACGGCACCGACATCGCCGACTACATGGTGTCCACGCTGCAGGATCCGGTCAGCCGCGTTTCCGGTGTCGGCAATGTGCAGGTGATGGGTTCGCAGTATGCGATGCGCATCTGGCTCGACCCGGAAAAGCTGCGCACCTACTTGCTGATGCCGTCTGATGTGACCAGCGCGATCACCGCGCAGAACGCCGATGTGTCCTCCGGTTCACTCGGCGCGCTGCCGGCAGTCGAGGGTCAGGCGTTGAGCGCCACGGTGACTTCACGCAGCCGCCTGCAGACCGTGGACCAGTTCAAGGCGATCGTGGTCAAGTCCGACAGCAGTGGTGCGAAGGTGCTGCTGTCGGATGTGGCGCGGGTAGAGTTGGGTAGCGAGTCGTACTCGGCCGTCAGCCAGTTCGACGGTAAGCCTGCCGCCGGCATGGGCATCGAACTGGGCTCGGGTGCCAACGCACTGGATGTATCCGAAGCGGTCGATGCCAGGCTCAAGGAACTGGCGCCGTACTTCCCCACCGGATTGAGCTACCACGTTGCCTACAGCACCACGCCGTTCGTGCGGATCTCGATCGAGGAGGTGGTCAAGACCTTGATCGAGGCGATCGTGCTGGTGATCGCGATCATGTACCTGTTCCTGCAGAACTGGCGGGTGACGTTGATCCCGGCGGTCGCCGTGCCGGTGGTGCTGATGGGCACGTTCGGGGTGCTGTCGCTGCTGGGCTACTCGATCAACACGTTGTCGATGTTCGGCATGGTGCTGGCGATCGGCCTGCTGGTGGACGATGCGATCGTGGTGGTGGAGAACGTCGAGCGGCTGATGAGCGAGGAGGGGCTGTCGCCGTATGAGGCCACGCGCAAATCGATGGGCCAGATCACCGGTGCACTGGTCGGCATCGCGCTGGTGCTGACCGCGGTGTTCCTGCCGATGGCGTTCTTCGGCGGCTCCACTGGCGCGATCTACCGCCAGTTCTCGGTAACGATTGCTTCGGCGATGATCCTGTCGGTGCTGGTGGCGATGACGCTGACCCCGGCGCTGTGCGCGACGATCCTGATCCCGGTCGAGAAAGGCGGCCACGTCACCACCAAGGGGCCGCTGGGACGCTTCTTCGCGTGGTTCAACGAGCGCTTCGACCGCGTCGGGCGTCGCTATCACCGCGGCGTGAAGCACGTGACTGGGCACCGCAAGCTGGGCGTGCTCGCCTATGCGGTGATCCTGCTGGTGATGGGCCTGCTGTTCTGGCGCCTGCCCACCTCGTTCCTGCCCGAAGAGGACCAGGGCATGCTGATGGTGCAGATCAAGCTGCCTTCCGGCGCTACCCAACAGCAGACGCTGAAGGTGATCAATCAGGTTGCCGACTACGTGCGCGAGCAGCCGGAGGTCGCATCGGTGATGGCGGTGGCCGGTTTCAGCACCGGCGGCAGTGGCCAGAACTCGGGCATGGGTTTCGTGCGTCTGAAGGACTGGAGCGAACGCGATGCCGACGCTGCCTCGATCGGCATGCGTGTCACCCGCGCGATGACGCAGAAGTTCCGCGACGCGCAGATCTTCGCGATTGCGCCATCCGGTATCCCAGGACTGGGGCAGAGCGCCGGCTTCACATTCGAGCTGCAGGATCTGGGCGGCGCCGGTCACGAAGCGCTGGTATCGGCGCGGCAGCAGTTGTTGGCGCTGGCGGCCAAGAACGACAAGCTGCAATCGGTGCGCTACGGCAGCCTGGAGGATGCACCGACCTTCGACATCAAGATCGACGATGCCAAGGCCGGCGCGTTGAGCCTGGCGCAGAGCGACATCAATAGCACGTTGTCGACCGCACTGGGCAGCACCTACGTCAACGACTTCATCAACCGTGGCCGGATCAAGAAGGTCTACGTGCAGGGTGAGGCGCAGGCGCGAATGCTGCCGCAGGACATCGGCCGCTGGTCGGTGCTCAACAGCAGCGATGCGATGGTGCCGTTCTCGGCCTTCGCCACCACCGGCTGGAGCTATGCACCGGCCTCGCTGGCGCGCTTCAACGGTTCTGCGTCGATGGAGCTCAGCGGCGAGCCTGCCAGCGGCGTCAGCTCGGGTACCGCGATGACCGAGATGGCGGCGTTGGTGAAGCAGCTGCCGAGCGGCTTTGGTTATGCGTGGTCCGGCCTGTCCTATCAGGAACAGCAATCCGGGGCGCAGGCGCTGCTGCTGTACGCGGTCTCGCTGCTGGTCGTGTTCCTGTGCCTGGCGGCGTTGTATGAGAGTTGGTCGATCCCGTTCTCGGTGATGCTGGCGGTGCCGATCGGCATCCTCGGCGCGCTGCTGTTCACCACGCTGCGCGGGCTGGAGAACGACGTGTACTTCCAGGTTGGCTTGCTTGCCAGCGTCGGTCTGGCAGCCAAGAACGGCATCCTGATCGTCGAGTTCGCCAAGGAGCTGGAGGAGCAGGGCAAGCCGTTGGTCGCCGCCACGTTGGAAGCCGCACGTCTGCGTCTGCGTCCGATCCTGATGACCTCACTGGCGTTCATGCTCGGCGTGCTGCCGCTGGTGGTCAGCAGCGGCGCCGGTTCGGGTAGTCGCCATTCGCTTGGCACCGGCGTGCTTGGCGGCACTTTGGCCTCGACCACGCTGGGCATCTTCTTCGTCCCGTTGTTCTACGTGATTGTGCGCAGCCTGTTCCCCGGGAGGACCGCTCCCGGCAACGGCAAGGCCGCCATGCACGAGGAGGTGACCCCGTGA